The Sciurus carolinensis chromosome 5, mSciCar1.2, whole genome shotgun sequence genome segment CTGGTTTTCCTCCTGGTGGGTCAGAACCCCAggtcccctccctcctctgctgctgctggCAGTTCCCCACAATGTCACAAAGCAGCTCAGTAGCTCTAGGGAAAGGCCCTCTTGCTCAGGACAGGGCTAGGAGTCCAGGGGCACAAGGCCTGGCACCCCCTGGCCGTATCTGAGAAGGACTGGCGTGCACCCTTCTTACTTCAAGTATTCATATCCTCTGGGTTTGCAGGGCTTGTGCTGtgctgggaggcaggggctgAGGGTGAGGGGTGGTGTCTAGACAAGGGCGTGGTGATCCCTATTCACTGCCCAGATCTATGTGATGTCACCAGGTGGCAGCATTCTCCACTTTTCCTGGATGCCTGAGCAACTCCCAGCCATCCCTGGGGCTGGATGTCGCAATGTAAACATGACGACCACAGAATAAgctataatgggggtggggaaggacaCAGGATTAATGCAGTGGGGAAAGTCTGCCACTAACTAGCTGTGTGATTTTGGGAAAGTCCTTGGGCTGCAGTAACAGGAAGGGGTGGGATGGAGTGACCTCCAGGGTCCTTTCCAGCCCTGCCTTTTAATGTCTCTATGGCTTCAGAGTACTGGAAATCAAGGAGAGGCAGTCCTTGAGGGGCTGGTAGAGAGCCTGACGGGGCGGATGCGCAcgtggggcaggagggcaggggaggcaggcTCTGGGGAGCACTGTGGTCCAGTCCGACTGAGATGCTCTGTACTTGGCAGCCACCACgtgctgtgctccctcctggCCTGGCCGGCGTGCTCATGATTCAACTGGCTCAGAGCAGACATCTGCGGAACGAGGCCGCGGGCCCTCCCCCGGAAGGCAGCTATGTGGAAGGTCCTTTAACCCGACAGACactctacttttaaattttattttaaataatcataaattactttttttttctttaataaatatgtgctgtttaaaaatgagaaaagtatatACTGCATCTTTAAGTAATGCACTTTGCTCTCTGGGTTTCTTTCCATTCCACCTTAAAGTGCattaattaagaaataatgaaccacttctttatcattattgttcaaataagtaaaaataatattaatatgaaGACACTAATCCACTACCATTAGTGCTGCAATCTAGCAGATTAACTCAACATCCTGCTCTACTTAATACTGTCCAGCAGAAGAAAATatctaattttgattttaaacaaactcacaaataaaacaaaaggaaacaaaaccatcTCACCACGGCCCTTTGACAAAGAACGCGAGCAGTTAGCTACAGCTGCCAGGATCAGTGTGGCGAGGGACAAGGACTCGGATCCCAGGCAAGGCCGCTGGGATCCTggagggaggggtgagagggTGAAGGCCTGCTGGAGAGCAGGTAAGGGCAGGGCTTCCCTCCTCTGGGAAACAGCAGCCCCTTGGTCCAGTGATGCTGGCAGCTCATTCGGTGGCTGTGAAGCCTGATCTGTCTGAAATCAAAGGCACGTGCGGAAATCCACTCCCAACACAGGGTGAGTCCTTGGAGAAGCTGGCTGGGCTTCTTTCTGGAGAGTCCCTCTGAAATATCAACAGCGGAAAAACAACCCAAAGCGGACAGAAGACCTGCAGGGGACATcactctcttgcttctctcttcaCTGGGGCACTGCCCCTCAGGAAGACCAGACTGGCTCCAGGCACAGGGGTCCTCCTTCTTTTTGGGCAACCGCGGCATTGCCAGCAGGCCAGAGGAGTGGCTGGTGATGTCTGCTCCGGTCTGACCCAGGGCGCCTGGCTGGGGTCCCCTCCACCCAGGGTGGGGGCCACGGCTGCTTCTCCACAGTTCTCTGTAAGGCTTTGGCCCTGCCCCGGTGGGAGAACATACACAGAATGGCAGCCACCCAGCGGCCTGGGTGCTGCCTTCTCTCCAAAGGTCTGGCTCCTAATAATACCTTTCTCCCTCCTGGGGAGGGTGTTTTGCCCCACCGGGGCTGGGCAGGAACCAGGACAGTTTCTCTGTTTTGCCGAGACTGGGGCCTGGGCTTACCCAACCCCAAATCCCTCCGGCAATGCCGCGCAGGCAAAGTCCACACAGTGGAAACCAAACGAAACGACTTGGCTTATGGAGGGGGAAGAATGGGAaaccaaatacaaaacaaaacacccctcCGCAGAGTACAACAGAAAAGCCCACCCTCCACCCCTTCTTTTCCCATGTGAGGCTGACCCCCCAGGGCGCCCAAACAACCCCTAAAATAAGACCCAAATCGAAGGCCTGACATATAAACCCCAAATCAACAAACCTATCCTGAAACATGCAAAGGAACCACTCGCCCAGAAATACCCCAAGTAGTCTGTGCTGACGGTGGGGAGCCTGATGGCTTCCCCCGCCCTCTCTAAACTCTGGCATGGTGTCCTCCAGGGTAGCCCCAGGGAGGGCGGGCTCTCTTCTCAAGGCCAGGGCAATGACAGCTAAGGTGGTTCTTACTGGCACCCGACAGTGGCCTGGCCCAGGGAGAGCTATGAGCTCAGGTGAGGCAACTCCAAGCCCCAGGGCCGTGGGATCTTCATAGGCACCCAGCCATGGTGGGCGGTGGCAATCCCCAGGGAACAGCACAATCCACAAACACAGACAAGGACAATACAAGGGCTACCTCTGGTGGCAGGATGGTAGCCACCAAAAGAAGTCAAATGGGCAGGATGCTGGAGGTCCCCTATGACCACATCTTTTCCAGATCTGCAGCAAAGGCACAATTGGGGTTTCCCACATGGCCTATCCCAAATGACATGTAGTCCATCAGGGAAGCCACCAAGGTGCACATGACAGATCCCAGCTTTCTCATCTCTGGGTTCCAGGCCATTCCCTTCCCTACTCAATGGATCCTCCCTTCCAGGCGACAGCTGGGAGGCAGGGCATCTTCGAGGTCACGCACCTGCAGGGTTTAATGttgtcctcccccacccctcccattttGTCCTTCCCCTTTAGTCTGCACGTCACTGCTCATCCAGTGGCGGCTACAGTGGCACACTGAGGCTGGAGGGACCGTACAGCCTCGGTTAGTTCTTTTTCTCAAGGTAGTTGGAGGGCACCCAGCCTTTGAAGGGCTTCACCTCATCCAGGATCTGGCAGTACCACCAGCCATTGGGGTTCCTCTCCAGTACCTCCATGGACACCCCCTCCTGGAAGCCCGCGGTCTCCTCGTCCCCCTCGTAGTCTGCAATAGAGACGTACACGTCTTTGAGGTTATTATGGATGAACTGGGACCTCTCGATGGGCTTGGGGCGCACGGGGGACACAGGGATGCCATTGCGCTGGGTGGGCAGCAGGGGCGAGTCCGAGCCCTGGCTGGCAGCCCGCTCCGCCAGGCGGCCCTTGACCTCTGCAGCCGCTGGGCGCGCTGTGCTGAAGGAGGAGTTCCGGCGGACACCTCGCAGGCCGTCAGTGGCCGTGAGCGACTCGTTCCTCCGCAGGGCGCAGGACAGGTTGTTGTCTTTGGGTGGCGGGGACACGAACACCGACTGGGGCCTGACGGCCACCTGCCGCACGCCGTTTCTCATCTTCACCGCCGCAGCGCCTGACGTCTTGCCGAAGCCCCCGGGGGGCTTGGAGGGGATGGGTGGCGTGGCCCTCTTGCTCTGGTTGACGGTGTTGAGCGCCTGCACCCGCTTCTCGATCTTCTCCAGGCTGTCTGACTTGCCCTCGTTCTGCCTGCTCTTGAGCGCATCCTGCTCCTTGCCAGGGGTGTTGGGCTGCTCGTTCTCATCGGGCACCAGATAGTGGGAAGGGGCCCAGCCCTCCAGCTCCCCAAACCTCACATACCACCAGCCACTCTCCTGCTTCTCCAGCACCTGCACCTCCACACCTGCAGGGAAACTGATCTCCGAGTCCTGGACCTTCTGGTAGGCGCTACATGTCACGTAGGAGGTGGCCGGCCCTTCCCACTCCTTCTTGGGGGGACATGGGAGAGCGGTGGCCGGGAGGGTGATGATGTCAGCTGAGCCTCTCCTGGCCCCCTCATGAGGCCCCTCAGAGGCTGTGTGCGGGGGCAGCTCTGAATCCTCACTCCTAGAGCCCTTGAGGCCCCCCCGGAGCTGGCCGGTGGGTCTCAGTTGGCGTCGTAAAGTGCTGATGTCCATCTTCTCTTGACTCTGTGATTCTGCTCGGTTCAGGAAGGGCTTAGGCCGGACAGATGGCTTGGCCCGCGCACAGGAGGTCAGCCCAGCCCTCACATCAGCGTCCTTCTTGGCCCCGACCTTGGGAGTGCCACGGATGCCTGCGTCCGAGGCAGAGCGGGGTTTCAGGTCACCGCTGTTCTTtgacagggaggaggaagaggaggaggaagaggaggagcaggtggtgttgatggtgatggaggaagaaaaggaggccGAAGAGCGGTTCTTCCCCAGTTCTGCCTGGGCATTCTTCTCTGCCTTGAGCTTTAGGAGCGAGGCTGACTTGGGGGAGCCTGACTTGGGGGAGTTCTTCCTGGCAAGGGACAGTGAGGAGCCCCCTGGGGAGTCACTGTCCCCAGAGGAGCCTCTGGTCGACAGGGTGTCCTCTGCATAAGGCCGGAAGCCCTCATTCTCATAGATGGTCTCCTCTTCCAGGGCCACGTCTTCTGAAGACTCACCCACCTTGAAGCGGGCCCgctgcagggaggaggcaggcgAGGGCCTCCGGGGCTGGGCAGGCTTCCGGTCTCCCGAGCCTCTGTCCTCTGGGGGCTCCTCGCTCAGCTCTGGCTCGGAGTCAAAGCCAAAGGCGGGGATGTCATACTCAGGTTCCTCATACTTGAGCTTCAGCGGGGAGTCCTGACTCTCGCTGGCACCCACAGGACCCTCCTCAGTCTCCTTAGGCTTGCTGGGGGGTGCCGGAGGTGGGACCTTGGGCCGCGTCAGTGTGCTGGTGCGGCGGCTCAGGTTGGGCTTCTTGCGCTTATCGATGTATGACGCGGGGGCCCAGCCCTCCTTCTCACCGATCTGCACATACCACCAGCCACCCGAGTTCTTGTCAATGACCtgggaggaagagaggcaggCCAGTGAGCTAGGAGGGTCTCTGGAACCTTGTGATGTCCCAGGTGAGGGGCCTCACACGGGGCTCTATCACCTCCACTTTGCAGATAAGGAAGAGAGCCCTTGAGAAGGTGGCCCGAGACCCACTGCAGTAAGTGACAGGTCAGAATTTAAACCCAGGCCTCTAGCATCTCCTGGCTGAGGGGCTTCCACCCTCCAggtccctctcccctggcccTCTAAGTCAGTACTGAGGTGGCCTCCTCTACGGaaacctcctcctcttcccctaaATCACCGCACTGTTCCCAGTCCCTACGAAACCCAACTTGCCAAGgaccaagatatataaagaacctcCATTCCACTACCcagtcctcctcccacccccaatatTGCTAGGTCCTCCCTGGGCGGCCCTTGAAAGGGTGTCTGAGGTGAGAAGAGGCAGTCATAGATGGATTGAAATGGGATATACGGGCCTGAAGTCAGAGCCTCTTGACAAAGCCTCTCCCTAGGGTCCCCTGCCTATGGTCATTTCTCTGCAGAATCCTACTGAAATCCTATGACCTGGGATTTCTTTGGGTTGAATGGTTTCCTGCAGAAAGGGTGAGTGGCTTTCAGTCATTTCTATGTTATACAAACTAGTTTAAGGAGCCTCCTCTTTGACTTCTATAAAATGGGCTAATGACCAGGAGCGTGGCTACTGGTTATGCTGGGGTTCATTTGGTCTGGGGAACGTAAAGGGAAGATAAGGTGGGATTGTGGGATGCTTGTGGAGGAGAAGGTCCCAAGGAacactctggggctggggagcatG includes the following:
- the Sh3pxd2a gene encoding SH3 and PX domain-containing protein 2A isoform X3 — protein: MLAYCVQDATVVDVEKRRNPSKHYVYIINVTWSDSTSQTIYRRYSKFFDLQMQLLDKFPIEGGQKDPKQRIIPFLPGKILFRRSHIRDVAVKRLKPIDEYCRALVRLPPHISQCDEVFRFFEARPEDVNPPKEDYGSSRRKSVWLSSWTESPKKDSTGADTNAEPMILEQYVVVSNYKKQENSELSLQAGEVVDVIEKNESGWWFVSTSEEQGWVPATYLEAQNGTRDDSDINTSKTGEVSKRRKAHLRRLDRRWTLGGMVNRQHSREEKYVTIQPYTSQSKDEIGFEKGVTVEVIRKNLEGWWYIRYLGKEGWAPASYLKKAKDDLPTRKKNLAGPVEIIGNIMEISNLLNKKTSGDKETPPAESEGSEAPIAKKEISLPILCNASNGSALGVPERTVSKLAQGSPAVARIAPQRAQISSPNLRTRPPPRRESSLGFQLPKPPEPPSVEVEYYTIAEFQSCISDGISFRGGQKAEVIDKNSGGWWYVQIGEKEGWAPASYIDKRKKPNLSRRTSTLTRPKVPPPAPPSKPKETEEGPVGASESQDSPLKLKYEEPEYDIPAFGFDSEPELSEEPPEDRGSGDRKPAQPRRPSPASSLQRARFKVGESSEDVALEEETIYENEGFRPYAEDTLSTRGSSGDSDSPGGSSLSLARKNSPKSGSPKSASLLKLKAEKNAQAELGKNRSSASFSSSITINTTCSSSSSSSSSSLSKNSGDLKPRSASDAGIRGTPKVGAKKDADVRAGLTSCARAKPSVRPKPFLNRAESQSQEKMDISTLRRQLRPTGQLRGGLKGSRSEDSELPPHTASEGPHEGARRGSADIITLPATALPCPPKKEWEGPATSYVTCSAYQKVQDSEISFPAGVEVQVLEKQESGWWYVRFGELEGWAPSHYLVPDENEQPNTPGKEQDALKSRQNEGKSDSLEKIEKRVQALNTVNQSKRATPPIPSKPPGGFGKTSGAAAVKMRNGVRQVAVRPQSVFVSPPPKDNNLSCALRRNESLTATDGLRGVRRNSSFSTARPAAAEVKGRLAERAASQGSDSPLLPTQRNGIPVSPVRPKPIERSQFIHNNLKDVYVSIADYEGDEETAGFQEGVSMEVLERNPNGWWYCQILDEVKPFKGWVPSNYLEKKN
- the Sh3pxd2a gene encoding SH3 and PX domain-containing protein 2A isoform X1, translating into MLAYCVQDATVVDVEKRRNPSKHYVYIINVTWSDSTSQTIYRRYSKFFDLQMQLLDKFPIEGGQKDPKQRIIPFLPGKILFRRSHIRDVAVKRLKPIDEYCRALVRLPPHISQCDEVFRFFEARPEDVNPPKEDYGSSRRKSGADTNAEPMILEQYVVVSNYKKQENSELSLQAGEVVDVIEKNESGWWFVSTSEEQGWVPATYLEAQNGTRDDSDINTSKTGEVSKRRKAHLRRLDRRWTLGGMVNRQHSREEKYVTIQPYTSQSKDEIGFEKGVTVEVIRKNLEGWWYIRYLGKEGWAPASYLKKAKDDLPTRKKNLAGPVEIIGNIMEISNLLNKKTSGDKETPPAESEGSEAPIAKKEISLPILCNASNGSALGVPERTVSKLAQGSPAVARIAPQRAQISSPNLRTRPPPRRESSLGFQLPKPPEPPSVEVEYYTIAEFQSCISDGISFRGGQKAEVIDKNSGGWWYVQIGEKEGWAPASYIDKRKKPNLSRRTSTLTRPKVPPPAPPSKPKETEEGPVGASESQDSPLKLKYEEPEYDIPAFGFDSEPELSEEPPEDRGSGDRKPAQPRRPSPASSLQRARFKVGESSEDVALEEETIYENEGFRPYAEDTLSTRGSSGDSDSPGGSSLSLARKNSPKSGSPKSASLLKLKAEKNAQAELGKNRSSASFSSSITINTTCSSSSSSSSSSLSKNSGDLKPRSASDAGIRGTPKVGAKKDADVRAGLTSCARAKPSVRPKPFLNRAESQSQEKMDISTLRRQLRPTGQLRGGLKGSRSEDSELPPHTASEGPHEGARRGSADIITLPATALPCPPKKEWEGPATSYVTCSAYQKVQDSEISFPAGVEVQVLEKQESGWWYVRFGELEGWAPSHYLVPDENEQPNTPGKEQDALKSRQNEGKSDSLEKIEKRVQALNTVNQSKRATPPIPSKPPGGFGKTSGAAAVKMRNGVRQVAVRPQSVFVSPPPKDNNLSCALRRNESLTATDGLRGVRRNSSFSTARPAAAEVKGRLAERAASQGSDSPLLPTQRNGIPVSPVRPKPIERSQFIHNNLKDVYVSIADYEGDEETAGFQEGVSMEVLERNPNGWWYCQILDEVKPFKGWVPSNYLEKKN
- the Sh3pxd2a gene encoding SH3 and PX domain-containing protein 2A isoform X2, which codes for MAASRERPWALSLGRLLPPGRGKILFRRSHIRDVAVKRLKPIDEYCRALVRLPPHISQCDEVFRFFEARPEDVNPPKEDYGSSRRKSGADTNAEPMILEQYVVVSNYKKQENSELSLQAGEVVDVIEKNESGWWFVSTSEEQGWVPATYLEAQNGTRDDSDINTSKTGEVSKRRKAHLRRLDRRWTLGGMVNRQHSREEKYVTIQPYTSQSKDEIGFEKGVTVEVIRKNLEGWWYIRYLGKEGWAPASYLKKAKDDLPTRKKNLAGPVEIIGNIMEISNLLNKKTSGDKETPPAESEGSEAPIAKKEISLPILCNASNGSALGVPERTVSKLAQGSPAVARIAPQRAQISSPNLRTRPPPRRESSLGFQLPKPPEPPSVEVEYYTIAEFQSCISDGISFRGGQKAEVIDKNSGGWWYVQIGEKEGWAPASYIDKRKKPNLSRRTSTLTRPKVPPPAPPSKPKETEEGPVGASESQDSPLKLKYEEPEYDIPAFGFDSEPELSEEPPEDRGSGDRKPAQPRRPSPASSLQRARFKVGESSEDVALEEETIYENEGFRPYAEDTLSTRGSSGDSDSPGGSSLSLARKNSPKSGSPKSASLLKLKAEKNAQAELGKNRSSASFSSSITINTTCSSSSSSSSSSLSKNSGDLKPRSASDAGIRGTPKVGAKKDADVRAGLTSCARAKPSVRPKPFLNRAESQSQEKMDISTLRRQLRPTGQLRGGLKGSRSEDSELPPHTASEGPHEGARRGSADIITLPATALPCPPKKEWEGPATSYVTCSAYQKVQDSEISFPAGVEVQVLEKQESGWWYVRFGELEGWAPSHYLVPDENEQPNTPGKEQDALKSRQNEGKSDSLEKIEKRVQALNTVNQSKRATPPIPSKPPGGFGKTSGAAAVKMRNGVRQVAVRPQSVFVSPPPKDNNLSCALRRNESLTATDGLRGVRRNSSFSTARPAAAEVKGRLAERAASQGSDSPLLPTQRNGIPVSPVRPKPIERSQFIHNNLKDVYVSIADYEGDEETAGFQEGVSMEVLERNPNGWWYCQILDEVKPFKGWVPSNYLEKKN